Proteins from a single region of Eremothecium gossypii ATCC 10895 chromosome VI, complete sequence:
- the YIF1 gene encoding protein transporter YIF1 (Syntenic homolog of Saccharomyces cerevisiae YNL263C (YIF1)) — MTYNPYYEQSQAAQARYPQGQRQMQQTPADPRYQQQYGQTAPQGPAYAGFADPRASMAFQFGQSALNQFIGSENFNQFQETVQRATGGGDLSHYFQVSNSYVFQKLKVMLLPMLHKQWQRIPDTNNSFQPPRSDINSPDMYVPLMGLVTYILAWNLEQGLHGSFDPENLYFKLSSTLAYLVLDLAILKLGLYLLVPINSKTTSLVELACYVGYKFVPLIFAMLLPRQPVWATVLGKFYLFMAFGIFLLRSVKFNLFNDTANDVNTVKKSVVKKCNYFLFFYGVVLQSGLMWLMG; from the coding sequence ATGACATATAATCCATACTACGAGCAGAGCCAGGCTGCTCAAGCCCGATATCCACAGGGGCAAAGACAAATGCAACAGACACCGGCGGATCCTCGTTACCAACAGCAATACGGGCAAACTGCACCTCAAGGACCGGCATATGCAGGGTTTGCGGACCCACGCGCTTCGATGGCCTTTCAATTTGGGCAAAGTGCATTGAACCAATTCATTGGGTCCGAAAACTTCAACCAATTCCAGGAGACAGTGCAGCGGGCGACCGGCGGAGGAGACCTTTCGCACTACTTCCAGGTCTCGAACTCGTATGTGTTCCAAAAGCTGAAGGTGATGCTGCTGCCCATGCTCCACAAGCAGTGGCAGCGGATCCCGGACACGAACAACTCTTTTCAGCCGCCGCGTAGCGACATTAACTCACCCGACATGTACGTCCCTCTGATGGGCCTGGTGACCTACATTTTAGCTTGGAACCTGGAGCAGGGGCTGCATGGCTCCTTTGACCCCGAGAACCTGTACTTTAAGCTATCTTCAACGCTGGCGTATCTGGTATTGGACTTGGCGATCCTCAAGTTAGGGTTGTACTTGCTCGTACCTATCAATTCGAAGACGACGTCGCTCGTTGAACTTGCATGCTACGTCGGGTACAAGTTTGTGCCGCTAATCTTCGCGATGCTTCTCCCTCGGCAGCCGGTTTGGGCGACGGTATTGGGCAAGTTCTATCTGTTCATGGCTTTTGGAATCTTTCTGCTGCGCTCCGTGAAGTTCAACCTGTTCAACGACACTGCTAACGATGTGAATACCGTCAAGAAATCCGTCGTCAAGAAATGCAACTACTTCCTGTTTTTCTACGGTGTGGTGCTACAGAGCGGCCTGATGTGGCTAATGGGCTAG
- the CWC23 gene encoding U2-type spliceosomal complex subunit CWC23 (Non-syntenic homolog of Saccharomyces cerevisiae YGL128C (CWC23)) translates to MSADALKDVIGGGKDLYALLEVSISSPEELEAVDAAQLRAQFRRLALRYHPDKRRDDTQQNDKFVSVQKAYDILSNSSLRATYNRWLSCRLFGDPERRRLVRELHQREQLQVRQKEPMDKDIQNIQSYGQLLRKMRHLRIPYGDWRPNTSISRDSTLVETCTLRLLLRQNSTTNSKSSMLQLFQRAKLHIVDLYFSSRNVDTENDLVLYAVMPDVDTMLDLLNNWAVKPPLSEHILQVQPRVHTDYFHFKTDISLDKTITEAIDADNQYMSSF, encoded by the coding sequence ATGTCAGCGGACGCGCTCAAGGATGTTATAGGGGGGGGCAAGGACCTGTACGCCTTGCTAGAGGTGAGTATCTCTAGTCCCGAGGAGCTCGAGGCGGTCGATGCTGCACAGTTAAGGGCTCAGTTCCGTCGCCTGGCGTTGCGCTACCACCCAGACAAACGTCGCGACGACACCCAACAGAACGACAAGTTCGTAAGTGTACAGAAGGCGTACGATATTCTTTCAAACTCCAGTCTGCGTGCAACATACAATCGATGGCTGAGCTGCCGATTGTTTGGCGATCCAGAACGGCGGCGTCTCGTGCGCGAGCTGCACCAGCGCGAACAGCTGCAGGTGCGGCAGAAGGAACCGATGGACAAGGATATACAGAACATACAGAGCTACGGCCAGCTACTACGCAAAATGCGTCATCTCCGCATCCCGTATGGCGACTGGCGGCCGAACACATCcatatcacgtgattcAACTCTCGTTGAAACGTGCACTCTaaggctgctgctgcgacaGAATAGCACCACCAATAGCAAAAGCAGCATGCTACAGCTCTTCCAGAGGGCCAAACTGCACATCGTTGATCTCTACTTTTCGTCCAGGAACGTGGATACAGAGAATGATCTCGTTTTGTACGCCGTGATGCCTGATGTCGATACCATGCTCGATTTGCTGAACAATTGGGCCGTCAAACCTCCATTGAGCGAACACATTCTACAGGTTCAACCGCGCGTCCACACAGACTACTTTCACTTTAAAACCGATATAAGCCTCGATAAAACAATAACGGAGGCAATAGATGCCGATAATCAGTATATGTCATCGTTTTAG
- the PDR17 gene encoding phosphatidylinositol transporter (Syntenic homolog of Saccharomyces cerevisiae YNL264C (PDR17)), translating into MGLFSKRSEQAATKPVDLIPVSRVIREPPANYPVPEAIPKLSTEQHEKYTHVLKYFQDEKLVLPLKSSKKQESAEQTAALSAYERFWLTRECLLRYLRATSWNVEAAIERLRKTLVWRREFGVTGDPDAPNSLKPETVEKENTTGKQVLLGFNPQRLPVYMMKNGRQNTEPSFTQVQHLVFFMEAAIAMMPQGVELLALLIDFRHYKEPGVIGAKSPPISLAKQILSIIQDHYPERLGKALFFDMPWYGWTFLKLMHPFIDPVTRSKLVYDEPISSYIDAEQLEATYGGKLDFQYNHEEYWPDFVSVFEERKDYQYARFLKFGAVIGLSEFDLKGKEAELRYPADYQEPSTEG; encoded by the coding sequence ATGGGACTTTTCAGCAAACGTAGCGAACAGGCTGCTACCAAGCCTGTCGACCTCATTCCGGTGTCGCGCGTTATTCGTGAGCCGCCAGCAAACTACCCGGTCCCGGAGGCTATTCCAAAGCTGTCCACTGAGCAGCATGAGAAATATACACATGTATTAAAGTACTTCCAGGATGAAAAGTTGGTCCTTCCGCTCAAGTCCAGCAAAAAGCAAGAATCGGCGGAACAGACTGCTGCACTCTCCGCATACGAGCGGTTTTGGCTAACACGGGAGTGCCTCCTGCGCTATCTGCGGGCTACTAGCTGGAATGTGGAGGCTGCCATTGAGCGTCTGCGTAAGACACTTGTGTGGAGGCGGGAGTTTGGCGTTACGGGCGACCCCGATGCGCCAAACAGTCTAAAGCCGGAGACTGTGGAAAAGGAAAATACCACCGGGAAGCAGGTGTTGCTGGGGTTCAACCCCCAACGTCTGCCCGTTTATATGATGAAAAACGGTCGCCAGAACACCGAGCCATCCTTCACACAAGTCCAGCATCTGGTATTCTTCATGGAAGCGGCCATTGCGATGATGCCCCAGGGCGTCGAGCTACTAGCGCTACTCATAGACTTTAGACATTACAAGGAGCCGGGTGTGATCGGCGCAAAGTCGCCACCAATCTCCCTTGCCAAGCAAATCCTCAGCATCATCCAGGACCATTATCCTGAACGCCTGGGCAAAGCGCTCTTCTTTGATATGCCATGGTACGGCTGGACTTTTCTAAAACTCATGCATCCATTCATCGACCCGGTCACAAGGTCAAAACTGGTATATGACGAGCCAATCTCCAGTTACATAGACGCCGAACAATTGGAGGCAACCTATGGGGGGAAATTGGACTTCCAGTACAACCACGAGGAGTATTGGCCCGATTTTGTCTCCGTTTTCGAGGAGCGCAAAGATTACCAATACGCCCGCTTTTTGAAATTCGGAGCTGTTATCGGCTTGAGCGAGTTTGACCTTAAGGGCAAGGAGGCGGAATTACGTTATCCCGCCGATTACCAGGAGCCATCCACTGAGGGGTAG